GGCAGCTCCTCCTAAAAAATATATGTCGAAAGGTTCAATATCAAAAGCTATAGCGACCTTCTCCATATCAAAGATTTTATCTTCTAATTGTTTCTTTAATTCCATAATTACCACCCTATATTTATATAGTAATATTATTATATCATATTATCTATTACATATAATGTAAACTATTATTCTATATTTGGATTATTAATAATTCCAATAAATAAAGGTGACCCATCTACCCCTGTTATTGCAAATATAAACAGTGTATCCATCAGCACCTAAAAACCATAACTACCATAAGTCATATTCATAAAATCAGATTTAACTGTGCTTCCATCTGCAAGATAAAATTCATCTTCCATTGTGGTTCTTATGAGCTATGCCTTGCAATGTTCATCAGAAACAATTTTATGATAATTTTTCATATATCTAATAAATACTTCCTGAAATACATCTTCTGCATCTGACTTGTTTTTTGTTCTTGCTAAAGCTAATTTATAAACCATATCAGAATATTGATTGATAATATTTGTAACATTCTCTTTCAAATCCAAAGATATCAGCACCTTTAATATTAATACTATATGAACACAAGAAAGATTGCGTTTATATAGTATAATAGCTCGTCCTACTTATGATACGGTTCACCGTATCGGTTCTACTCGCAAAATTTATTTGGTAGTTGATGTATCAAAGAAAAATAAATTTAAGTAGAAAAAACACCAAAAAACCAGTAGGTTTTCACCATAATAAACCTACTGGTTTTATAAAACTGATATATCTGATTCTTCACTCCTGAGCGTTCAATATATACTGAATCACTTTATCTTGCCTTGAATATTTAAACCTTTTCAACTTATCCAAGACTTATTTCCCACAATAATTCTTAATGTTTATCATAAACTATCTACATAATCCTTTGCTTCAACTAATTCCATTCCAGTAACATCCCTTAACCTTTTTATTGCTTTAACTTTTTTATTTGCTTCAATAAGTTTTACTAGCTCATCTTTTAACTCATCATTTATTTTCTCTTTAGATGGTTCAGGTAATCCAAGATGCTCAATAATTCTATCTAGTTTTGATTCTATACGTTTTTGGTCACGTTGTAATGCACTAATATTTTTATTAAAAATAGTAAATAGAAAAGTTATTAAAATTACAGATATATATTCCATATCCTCAACCTCCATTGCTAGTTAATATTATAATAGATATATCATTTTATTTTCAACTATTAAACAACTATAATTTTCATTGGCATATAGTATAAATATTATATCACTAGCAGTAGATTTATTATAAAAATAATCTACTGCTTATATTACAACACTATTAAAAACTTATGAATTTAATTTATTATCTATTGTAAACTTCTCCTCGAGATGCAATTTGAATAATATTTATAATTAAGTTTTTTTCATCTTTACTAAATACAATTCTATATTTACCAACTCTCAGCATATAATCTTCAGTATCCCCTTGTAGCTTTTTAACATCCCCAGACGGGAGTTGGTTTATAGCCTTAATTATTCTCAATTGAGTATTTTTATCTAGCCTTTTTAGATACTTAAGACAAGCTTTTTCATATTTAATATTATATTTCATTTTTATTAATCCCTAGTTCTTTCAAAAGGTCATCTTGGTCAATAAATTCACCTTTTAATTTAATGTCTTCCAAATGAAGACGTTCTTCTTCAGTTATATATTCATGTTCTAGTTCATTTATTTCATTCCATTTATCTTGGGTCTCTTTAAATTTTAAAAACTCAGCCAAGTCAATAACTGTTTTAATATTCTCTGGCCTTAGCTCATCTTTTAATATTTTTTCAATTTTTTTTGCAAGGGTCATGATTCTCCCCTCCCTATTTATAATACTTTTTTTTAAAAATACTAATAAAAAATTATTATATATTATATCATATTATTTACTACATATAATATAAATGATGTGCAAGAATTAAAATTTTTTTATTTATTATTTTTATCTATCTTGATTATAGGTAAATCTATAAATTCCAATTCTTTTTCAGCTTCCGTTTTTGAAAGATAAAATCTAACCTTATCATAAAACTTTAGGTTCTCTTTCCAAGATTCCATATTTTTTAGAAAGTCTATTCCATTTTCAGCAACTATAAAGCATTCCAATTCACTGCTGATATAACAAATTGGTGCATCACTCTCTATGTCACATTGCTGCCCAATTGTTCCTATATATCCACCTATGCTATCTATCGCCATAATATCTACCTGGGGAATTGTATAAAATTCTACATTTGTGATACAGTCGTCAAATATAAATTGAATATCATAATTGTCAGCATATTTTTGATAATCTTTTTTTAGATTAACATCCATAGAATAGATTGTGGTTCCTGCTAATATAATCTCAGTATCATCACCTACAAATATACTTATAGCTTCTTTTTCTGTCAATTCTGTTATATCCAGATAAGCCTTTCTCATCTTTAACCTCCTCAAAATATTTACTATGTAAATATAAATCTACATAAACTACATCTAATATAAAAAATGAGTCACAAAATTATAATTTTTAAACCTAAACTTTAATAAGGGTTATTATAGAAATATATCCATACAGCAATAATCAGAATTAATATAATTATGGAAATCATTCCTAAAGGCTTGTTTCTATTAATTATTCCATAGATTATACCGATAATTGCAGCTATTGTAAGAGCAATGCCAAATGCCATACATCACAACTCCTTTATTTTATTGCCACCATTTATTTTCATATTTCGAAAGATTTGGTTCTGACTGGATAAGCTCATACTTTATAAAAAGTGCGTACTATCTCAAATTCCCGTTCTTATCAAATCTTTTTCGAAGTGCCATTTCAGTTGGTATTAATGATAAAATCATTATTGCTAATCCAATAAAGGTAATCCATATAGATATAACCTCATAATTATCTTTAAATAAAAACATTACAACTATAGAAATTATTAACCAGATGATTCCAACCCATCTCCAAATCTTAGCATTATGTGCATGAGCAAACTTCCATGTTTCATTATTTTTCATAGACATTGAAGTTCTATATCCATATGCCCAATTTATGCTTTTAGGTGGATGACTTTTCCATAAGATTCCAAATATAATCATCGTAACTGGAATTAAAGAATTCATCACTAAAAGAAATACAAACATTCAAATCACTTCCTTCTTTTTACACCTGCTTACTTCACATAATTCTA
This portion of the Keratinibaculum paraultunense genome encodes:
- a CDS encoding RNA polymerase sigma factor — encoded protein: MDLKENVTNIINQYSDMVYKLALARTKNKSDAEDVFQEVFIRYMKNYHKIVSDEHCKA
- a CDS encoding ribosomal protein L7/L12, which codes for MEYISVILITFLFTIFNKNISALQRDQKRIESKLDRIIEHLGLPEPSKEKINDELKDELVKLIEANKKVKAIKRLRDVTGMELVEAKDYVDSL
- a CDS encoding type II toxin-antitoxin system RelE family toxin, producing MKYNIKYEKACLKYLKRLDKNTQLRIIKAINQLPSGDVKKLQGDTEDYMLRVGKYRIVFSKDEKNLIINIIQIASRGEVYNR
- a CDS encoding SdpI family protein; translated protein: MFVFLLVMNSLIPVTMIIFGILWKSHPPKSINWAYGYRTSMSMKNNETWKFAHAHNAKIWRWVGIIWLIISIVVMFLFKDNYEVISIWITFIGLAIMILSLIPTEMALRKRFDKNGNLR